Part of the Aquabacterium sp. NJ1 genome, GGGGCTACAGTGCGTTTGACGTGGTCAAGCTGTTCGATGCCAACCAGAGTGTGGCCACGGCCCGGGTCTGGAAGGGCCAGTCCGGCACGGTGCGGCTGGGGGCCACGCAGCCCGTGCTGGTGGTGGTGCCGCGCGGCCAGGGTCGCACCGTGCAGACCAGCTTGACGCGAAATGACCCCTTGACGGCGCCCCTGACCCGCGGGCAAACGGTGGGCACCTTGACGATCACCCTGGGCAACCAGCCCTGGCAGACGCTGCCGCTGCAGGCCCTGGAGGCCGTGCCCAGCGCAGGCTGGCTGGGCCGCATGTGGGATGCCGTTCGCCTGGGCATCCAGTAAGTTGTTTCGCACCGGTTTTTGTAGAAGAAGGAGGCCGACATGAGTCAGCCAGATCACACCCCCGCCAACCCGTACATCCCGCCCGAGCAGTCGCTGATCGAGTACCCGAGCGCCTTCCCGATCAAGGTGATGGGCGCGCACCAGGAAACCTTCGTGGAGGCCGTGGTGGCCATCGTGCTCGAACACGACCCGGGTTTTGACGCCTGCACCATCGAGCGCCGCCCCAGCAGCAGCGGCAACTACCTGGGCTTGACCATCACCGTCACGGCCACCAGCCGCACGCAACTGGACAACATCTACCGCGGATTGACCGCCCACCCCCTGGTCAAGTACGTGCTGTAAGCCCCCGGCGCGGGCTGTCACGCCCGCGGCATACAATCGATCGGTTTTGGCCGGCGCGCCTGTCACTCTGCCGAGTGAGGTGCCTCGGCCCTTTGTTTGAAGGATATTGCCGTGTTTATTTCCGAAGCCTATGCCCAGGCCGCTGCCCCTGCCGCAGGTGCGCAGGGTGGTTTGATGAGCTTTCTGCCCCTGGTCCTCATGTTCGTGGTCCTGTACTTCGTCATGATCCGCCCGCAGATGAAGCGCCAGAAAGAGACCAAGGCCATGCTCGACGCGCTGGCCAAGGGCGACGAAGTCGTCACGCAAGGTGGCGTGATCGGCAAGATCACCAAGATCGGCGAGACCTTTGTCAGCGTGGAAGTGGCCAATGGCGTGGAGCTGCAACTGCAGCGCGTGGCCATCGTCCAGGTCCTGCCCAAGGGCTCCTACAAATAAGAAGCAACCCGCGCAAGCGGGCAGTCAGTCGAGGATTTCATGAACCGCTATTCCTGGTGGAAGTACCTGATCATCGCCGTGGCCCTGTTCATCGGCCTGATCTACACCTTGCCCAACTTCTTTGGTGAAGCGCCGGCCGTGCAGCTCTCCAGTGGCAAGGCCACGGTCAAGCTCAATGCCGAGGCCGTGGCCAAGGTGGAGTCGGCCCTCAAGGATGGCGGCGTGACGGCTGACTTCGTCGAGTTCGACGGCAGTTCGGTGCGGGCCCGCTTCAAGGACACCGACACCCAGCTCAAGGCCAAGGACCTGTTGATCAAGGCCTTCAACCCGGACGCCACGGACCCGCACTACATCGTGGCGCTGAACCTGCTGTCGCGCTCGCCTTCGTGG contains:
- a CDS encoding YbeD family protein, which translates into the protein MSQPDHTPANPYIPPEQSLIEYPSAFPIKVMGAHQETFVEAVVAIVLEHDPGFDACTIERRPSSSGNYLGLTITVTATSRTQLDNIYRGLTAHPLVKYVL
- the yajC gene encoding preprotein translocase subunit YajC; its protein translation is MFISEAYAQAAAPAAGAQGGLMSFLPLVLMFVVLYFVMIRPQMKRQKETKAMLDALAKGDEVVTQGGVIGKITKIGETFVSVEVANGVELQLQRVAIVQVLPKGSYK